One stretch of Anabrus simplex isolate iqAnaSimp1 chromosome 3, ASM4041472v1, whole genome shotgun sequence DNA includes these proteins:
- the LOC136866924 gene encoding putative nuclease HARBI1 — translation MAACRRHMFEALLMCEEYLQAKEGREQPIKSRNDILELSEEQFLQRYRISKAVAKKFLEGIEDRLKFTTDRNLPVPPMQQLLIVRRYYASDYFQLIVGDCVRVCKATVCRIVHRVSAAIAALARHYIVFPSVEERPKVIKDFYELSNFPSVLGALDCIHIRILSPGGERSELFRNCKGYFSVNVQTIVAVNHLIRDIVACWPGSIHDSKCQIRADFEIGRITDGIHLGDNGYLLRKYLMTPFLQPAGGAQLNYNRAHIKARDCVERAYGVWKRRFPILSIGLRTEIQNSLTIIVAFAVLHNISILTKDDIPPVNAVIHEYLAERRNRSQEVDQDPPRLAIEEPRNAIVEQHFN, via the exons ATGGCGGCATGTAGAAGACACATGTTTGAAGCTTTACTGATGTGTGAAGAATATCTACAGGCTAAAGAAGGTAGAGAACAACCCATAAAAAGTAGAAATGACATTTTAGAATTATCAGAGGAGCAATTTCTACAAAGGTACAGAATTTCCAAAGCTGTAGCAAAGAAATTCCTAGAAGGAATTGAAGATAGGTTAAAGTTTACCACAGACAGAAACTTACCAGTGCCTCCGATGCAGCAGTTGCTGATTGTTCGTAGGTATTATGCTTCAGACTATTTCCAGTTAATTGTAGGTGACTGTGTACGTGTGTGTAAAGCAACAGTGTGTAGAATTGTGCATAGAGtttctgctgccattgcagcattggcaaggcattacattgttttcccttcagtagaagaacgGCCAAAAGTCATTAAAGATTTCTATGAATTGTCAAATTTTCCCAGTGTTCTAGGAGCTCTAGACTGCATCCATATAAGAATTCTGTCTCCCGGTGGTGAAAGGAGTGAGCTATTCAGAAATTGTAAAGGCTATTTCTCTGTGAATGTGCAGACCATTGTGGCTGTAAATCATCTTATCAGAGACATTGTAGCATGCTGGCCCGGTTCCATACATGACAGTAAGTGTCAAATCAGGGCAGATTTTGAAATAGGAAGGATCACGGATGGCATACATTTAGGAGACAATGGATACCTGTTGAGGAAGTACTTAATGACTCCATTTCTGCAACCTGCTGGGGGAGCCCAGCTAAACTACAACAGAGCGCATATTAAAGCAAGAGATTGTGTTGAGAGAGCATATGGTGTATGGAAAAGGCGATTTCCTATTCTCAGTATTGGGCTCCGAACAGAGATTCAGAATAGCTTAACGATCATTGTAGCCTTTGCTGTTCTGCACAATATTTCCATTTTAACAAAGGATGACATCCCCCCTGTTAATGCAGTGATACATGAGTATCTCGCTGAAAGGAGAAACAGGAGCCAGGAAGTTGATCAAGACCCTCCTAGACTTGCTATAGAAGAGCCCAGGAATGCTATAGTCGAGCAACACTTCAATT AG